The segment AAGTAAATCCTTAAATGTTTATAGTTATAAGACAATTTAATTTAGTAATATATTTACTTGTTCATTTTGTATGCTGTATTTAAAGATTTAGCCAGTTTTATCTTGAGCATCACTGTAGAGCAGAGTTAAACTTTAGTTTAAtaacacaattaaacatttgaaacaatgcTAACGTTACTTGAATTAGGGGAACTTTAACGTCCTCTAagatgattttaaatataaaatataaataattaaataaataaataaaaatacctctaaaaagtaaaacattagcGGATGTCACGTTATTGTGTCTTTCTAATAAAATATCCTATTTATAACGTTAAAAATGTTACAATTGACAGaacgggcacacacacacacacacatatatatatatatatatgcacatggaAAAGCATTACATGCGGGCTCCGCCCACGTCCCGCCTACAATCAATAAATTGTGCAATGTTTGCCAGGTTATGAATTGAGCACTGcacatttattcacatgctgttgtTCACTTACAGTTAACTAACTAGCTGGAAATAGCCTGTAGTGTCTTGCAAAAGTTACTTTAGAGTAAATTAATTTGTATTCAATCtcatatcaaaataattgtcttgATGAAGCCCCTTCTGCTGGATTCCAGTCGAGATGATTTGACCGCAGGACTAGTTTATTTGTGGGTGAAACAAGCGGAGTTTATCAAGGTTGGCTGGGTGCCGAATGGAGGCGCGACAGGTCACCGAGGATACGAATAGTTTAgagaaataattaattattttaatagttttgtaTCATTGTTCTTATTATGCAACTTTGCTTGCTGCTGTTTTGTGTTCGAGTCAGACTGAGTCCTCTGCTCCCTGGATAATCTCCAGAAGACGCTCAAACTCTCGCTGCTTTTGCTTCAGACTGAAACGTGTGGTCTGTAAGCATGGCAGGCATTCCCAAATCTTTTCCTCATGTGTTCATAGGCTTTCTAATAACTGTAATCTCAGGATTAAGAGCCAGCTCTCTGCAGCAGGTTTTCGTGAAGGATATTGTGGCTGTTTACggagaaaacggttcactggatATCAATGGCATTAACAGATTATTAGAGACTATTGTGCAAGACAAGTTGGATCCAGACATTCCTCTGCATGCTCAGGTAATCTGGTAACTTTAAGTTGTTTACTAAActtgtaaataatatttcacattttatattttaggcACAAGCCACATTAGAGAGCATACACAAAAAACTGTATAATTTGATTAGGTTTGTCATTCTCAGTCCTGTCTCATTGATTTCTGTCTCTGTTTAtcagtgtgtgtctggagcagatATTCTGGTGCACTATGGGCTTCAGAACCTCTCTCAGCTGACAGAGGAGCATCTGGTCACTGTCTGTCCAGCTCTGCTCAACCAAGCTGTACTGCCACCCTGTTCAACTGAACCTCCACTGCACCGTGACACTGATCTTCGTGGTGAGTCTTCATCTGCTGAATACTTCATATTTGAACTTTCAAGTCTACAGTTGTCAAAGACCTTTCTCCTGATGTATAACTGCAGTTACAAACAATTGTGTTTAGCTGcctaaaaaagttaataaaaatgtttacttcATTAACTTAATGCAAAACAATCTCTgtagtaaaaaaatttaatattatttaaactggTATTTTTTGTATAAGTGCAAtttttgtattggttttattCTAATTGAAATAAAGGCAAGGTCTCTTTAAGATGGTATTCTATAGTTTTTGATTACAGTAATAAAAATCACAGTTGAGAATAATGCAATTTCAGACAAATGTTTAATTGGCTTAAAAATTATGTCAGAAagcaaaaatcttattttttgcaaaacacaacttttgtattagtgttatttttgtacagcttttattctaatttaaataaaaaatgtaaacttgtttaaataaaaaaaaatgtttttttttttactatataagTAAAAATTTACTGTATTGAGAATAACGTTATGAATAATGTATTGAGAATAATTGTCTTAATTATGTTGCACAGCTAAAATCTTtatgcaattttttaaataaaaactatatatatatatatatatatatatatatatatataacaaaacaattcaaactatttataaaaactataatagtatctcaatgatactaaaacacTTATcttaatgcaaaacaaaatcttTTACTATAATAgagtaaaaactgtaatgaaaatgtcataaaaaattatgcaaaacacagttttctttatttaaacttaAACACTACATGAATTCATATTTTtgtacatatattatttttacactGCTTTCTTAATTTTTAAAACAATGCTGTATATCAGTATAATCGAGTAATAGTAATAAAGTCTTGAAAATCACTTTTGAGAATAAAATAGATTactgacaattatgattttttttgcctTAACATCacaaagcattgtttttttttttttttttagtgaaatgTGATTTACCCTCATGCCTAATTTTAGCTGTGTGAGCTTTGCCCTTTCTTTCTGCACACAGTATGGGGATTTGGCTTCTTGGCTGTTACCATCATTAATCTGGCCTCACTGCTGGGTCTGACTCTCATTCCTGTAACTAAAAGGCCCTACTTCCCAAAAGTGCTCTCCTACTTCATAGGTCTGGCAGTAGGCACGCTCTTCTCCAATGCTGCTCTCCAACTTATACCTGAGGTCAACTGCTTTTCCATTTCTCAGTTTCATTTCATTGTTCAAAGTTTGCATTAGTCCTCTGAAAGCTTTCTTCAGGTCAGTTTAGGACAGTCTTCTAAGAGGTTGTTGACGCTCACATTGGTGGCACAACAGGATTATGAACCCAGTTACCTACACTGGTTTGTTCTTGCTTCATAGAAGCCCTGAAGTCAACCTCCAACCGATAAGCTACTATTTCACATCTTTAATTGCGGTCTTTATCAGCACCATGATGCTGATGCAGATTGTTTATGCTTACAGTGATTACCGGTACACAATTCTAAAATGCTAAATGCTCTTTGAACTGGACTCAtgaattcaggtttattttctaGAAAAGTGCAGACATTTCTTGATATGTGATGACATGATCGTTGCATGACGTGGTGTTCGTTTTGCAGTAAACACATGTTGTAGTATTTATTTTGGGTTTGCAGTTTAACTTGTAACTAATAAGGTGTATGTGTACACAGGGAACTCTGGGTATATGGTTTAACTTGCTCATACACATATGATTACATGATTAAATCCTCTAATTGAACAGGCCTTTGGGTTTGACCCAAAAACAGATGGTTACATTTTCCAATCTGTTGGAATCTTTGGTGGATTCTATGTGCTGTACGTCACTGAAAAAATCCTGAGGATAGTCCTGAAACCAGAACATAAGGTGGGTTCATCTCAGGATTATGAAGACTGAACATTAAGAACTCAATTCACTTGATATCTTTATTAATTTTGTAgtctttaaataatttaaaactaatttaCAATAATAAACTGCACAATTGCAtgtctggaatacttgattccaATTGGTAAGTCAAAGCATTCTGCTGTCAAATAGTCTCATAAAATGATATTTCCCTATGCAATCTTTTccatatgtaataaaatatttacactCAAACCAATATAGCATAATTGATAAATACAGTAGTTGCATAGGATAGTGAGCAGGGTAGTGAACAGTCAGCAGGTCATTATCGATAAAACAACTCCTTCAGGgtgataacatttttattttgagataTTGATTTATTGACTGTATATAATCTCATAGTTAatacacatacaggtgcatctcaaattagaatgtcgtggaaaagttcattgcagttattaaactcaaattgtgaaactcgtttattaaataaattctatgcacacagactgaaggagATTAAAGGTCATTGAACACTCAGTCAGAAATTTTCGCATGCGTTTTTTCGTATTCGTGATCCAAAAAATTTGTCACGCACAGAGACCTTGCACACTCCGATGCGTATTAATGAATGTGTTACGAAAAAAAcgcaaaacaatacaaaatcacATCTTTAAGTAGTgaggatgattattattattattttttgtcctctgtcttaaaaagagaaaaagaaaggggAAATATTGGGTCCATCCACTCCTGCGATCGCGTAGAGAGGAAGAAGAGTTCCACCTCCTTATCAAGGAGCTGTGGGATTATCCAGACTGATTCAAAGTTTACTTCAGGTTGTCAATGGCTCAGTTTGATGTTTTGCGAGTGATACTGGAGCCTAATATTAAAAAGAACACCACCAATTTACATGCATCAATTGATCCTGAACAGAGACTGGCAGTATGGacccgcacgcacgcacacacacacacacacggtttacAGGGACTTGGTGTGATATAATTATAACTgtgatataataatatttgtattatttttgatacaataacatttgtatatataattgtaGGTTAGGTATTTGAGCACTGGTGATTCATTCACCACCATTGCCAGCAGTTTTACGGTGGCTCTGAGTTGTCAAAACGTTTCTCAAAAtgcgtttttatacagtctatggtttttatGGAATGCGAAAAACGCAGAAAATCAAACCTGTTCCGAATTTTTTTTGACGGACGAAAGTTTCAGAGGCAGTGTGCAAGCATGATTGACAGAACGTGAGGTCGAATTAATTTTTTGACGTGCGAAAAGTTCGCATGTGAATTTTGATgatggtaagccacaaacattcattgccaaagaaggcaatggctgttcacagagtgctgtatccaagcatgttaacagaaagttgagtggaaggaaaaagcgtggaagaaaaagatgcacaaccaaccaagagaaccgcagccatatgaggattgtcaagcaaaatcgattcaagaatttcaatggacttcacaaggaatggactgaggctggagtcaaggcgtcaagagccaccacacacagacgtcaaGGAATCTGCTGAACCatagacaacatcagaggcgtcttacctgggctaaagagaagaagaactggactgttgcccagtggtccaaagtcctctttgtAGATGAGAtcaaattttgtatttaatttggaaaccaaggtttgaggaagggtggagaagctcatagcccgagttgcttgaagtccagtgttaagtttccagtcTATGATGATTTGGGGATGATtcgcaatgtcatctgctggtgttggttcaatgtgtcttttgaaaaccaaagtcactgcacccgtttaccaagacattttgaagcacttcatgcttccttctgctgctcagctttctgaagatgctgatttcattttccagcaggatttggcacctgcccacactgcctaaagcaccaaaagttggttaaatgaccatggtgttgaatgaaccccatagagaatctatgggctattttcaagaggaaaatgagaaacaagagaccaaaaaatgcagatgagctgaaggtcactgtcaaagaaacctgggcttccagaccacctcagtgccacaaactgatcacctccatgccacgccgaattgaggcagtaattaaagcaaaaggagcccctaccaagtattgagtacatgtacagttaatgaacatactttccagaaggccaacaattcaacacaaatgtttttttaatttttttattggtcttatgaagtattctaatttgttgagataggtTGGTTGAAtaggtgagtttttgttaaatgtgagacaaaatcaacacaattaaaagaaccaaagatttaaactacttcagtctgtgtgcattgaatttatttaatacacaagtttcacagtttgagttgaattactgaaaaaaaatgaacttttccacgacattctaatttattgagatgcacctgtatataattCTAATTAATTGCAAGCACATGGCCGAGCTTCCTTAATGGTAGATGTCAGATATGTTGTGTATTAGTGTGTATGTTCTTTAACACCATATACAGTAATCATATGATTGACTTTTGAACCTCAGCATGGCCATGGACACAGTCACTTCCAGCCCTCAGAGGGCATCCAACAGAACGGCGTCATCAGTACGGTGGACTCTGCCAGTAGCGACAAAGCCAGCATGACCTCTGACCCTCCAGTGCAGCAGGTACA is part of the Carassius carassius chromosome 33, fCarCar2.1, whole genome shotgun sequence genome and harbors:
- the LOC132113844 gene encoding metal cation symporter ZIP8-like; its protein translation is MAGIPKSFPHVFIGFLITVISGLRASSLQQVFVKDIVAVYGENGSLDINGINRLLETIVQDKLDPDIPLHAQCVSGADILVHYGLQNLSQLTEEHLVTVCPALLNQAVLPPCSTEPPLHRDTDLRVWGFGFLAVTIINLASLLGLTLIPVTKRPYFPKVLSYFIGLAVGTLFSNAALQLIPEAFGFDPKTDGYIFQSVGIFGGFYVLYVTEKILRIVLKPEHKHGHGHSHFQPSEGIQQNGVISTVDSASSDKASMTSDPPVQQHTCRWLRGRQRLASVKTVAWIISLSDALHNFIDGLAIGASFTVSILSGFSTSIAIICEEFPHELGDFIILLNAGLSIPQAAFFNLLSAMSCYVGLVLGILLGSTFAPSVIFAFAGGMFLYISLADMLPEMNMIASQQVQSTKDDIIFFAIQNAGMLSGFTMILLITLYGGNISLG